AAGTGGCCTCAACGACAAGATCTATCAATTGCTTGATACTCTTGATGTAAGCGATATTCATGCCTTAGGTGAATGTGGGGCTAAAATCCGTCAATGGATTATTGATACGCCGTTCTTACCGCAAATGCAGGACGATATTGAACAAGCCTATGCTAAACTTGCTGGCGAATTCACCGAAGATGCTTCATTCGCTGTACGTTCATCAGCAACGGCAGAAGACATGCCTGATGCCTCCTTTGCGGGCCAGCAAGAAACTTTCCTCAATGTAAAAGGTTTAGACGCGGTCATGGTCGCGATTAAACACGTTTTTGCCTCTCTTTTTAACGATCGTGCAATCTCTTATCGTGTTCACCAAGGCTACGACCACCGTGGCGTGGCCTTATCTGCGGGTATTCAGCGTATGGTTCGCTCCGATATTTCGTCAAGTGGTGTAATGTTCTCTATTGATACAGAATCAGGCTTTGAAGATGTAGTCTTTGTCACTTCAAGTTTTGGTTTAGGTGAAATGGTTGTACAAGGCGCAGTTAACCCTGACGAATTTTATGTACACAAACCAACACTGGCCAAAGGCAACCCCGCTGTTGTTCGTCGTAATATCGGCTCAAAAGCGATTAAGATGATCTATGCAGACACGCAAGAGCATGGCAAGCAGGTTGAAATTGTTGATATTGAACCAGCACAGTCAAACCAGTTCTCATTGACAGATGATGAAGTAATGGAACTTGCCAAACAAGCAGTGATCATTGAAAAGCATTATCAACGTCCGATGGACATTGAGTGGGCAAAAGATGGTCTCGACGGTAAGCTTTATATAGTTCAAGCCCGCCCTGAAACAGTGCGCAGCCGAGAAAATGCCAATGTGATGGAACAATTCCAATTACAAGAATCAGCTAATGTTATTTGTGAAGGTCGCTCAATTGGTCACAAAATTGGCTCAGGTGAAGCAAAAGTACTGTCTTCATTAGACGAAATGGACAAAATCCAGCCGGGTGATGTATTAGTCACTGACATGACAGATCCTGATTGGGAGCCTATCATGAAGCGAGCTTCTGCGATTGTTACTAACCGTGGTGGACGTACTTGTCACGCAGCAATCATCGCACGTGAAATGGGGATCCCGGCGGTTGTTGGCTGTGGTGATGCAACTTCAAAAATTGCTAATGGTGATGAAGTGACCGTTTCTTGTGCTGAAGGTGATACCGGTTTCATCTACCAAGGTAAACTGGACTTCACCGTGACAACATCAGAAGTGGACTCTATGCCTGAGCTACCACTTAAAATAATGATGAATGTCGGCAACCCAGACCGAGCATTTGCTTTTGCTCGATTACCACATGCAGGTATTGGTTTAGCACGTTTAGAGTTCATTATTAATAAAATGATCGGTGTTCACCCGAAGGCATTATTAAACTTTGATGAACAGTCACGTGATTTAAAAGAAGAAATTACTGATATTATTGCCGGTTATGAAAGTCCTGTAGAGTTTTACGTTGCGAAACTAACTGAAGGTATTTCAACACTAGCGGCGGCATACTCACCAGAAAAAGTCATCGTACGTATGTCTGATTTTAAATCAAACGAATACGCTAACTTAGTGGGCGGTGAAGAGTTTGAGCCGGATGAAGAAAACCCAATGATTGGTTACCGTGGTGCGTCACGTTACATCTCAAAAGATTTCAGAGAGTGTTTTGCACTAGAGTGTGAAGCGATTAAACGTGTACGTAATGACATGGGCTTTAGTAACGTCGAGATCATGATCCCATTTGTTCGTACGTTAGACGAAGCGGCAGCGGTTATTGAGATACTTGAAAGCTACGGCTTAAAACGTGGTGAAAACGGCTTAAGAATTATCATGATGTGTGAATTGCCATCTAACGCATTGCTTGCTGATCAGTTCTTAGATTATTTCGATGGCTTCTCAATTGGCTCTAACGATTTAACTCAGCTAACACTTGGTTTGGATCGTGATTCAGGCTTGATTGCTCATTTATTTGACGAGCGTAATCCTGCTATTAAGATGCTATTAGAAATGGCAATCAAAGCTTGTAAGGCGCGTGGAAAATACGTCGGTATTTGTGGTCAAGGGCCGTCAGATCATCCAGATTTTGCTCATTGGTTAGTGGAGCAGGGCATCGATAGTGTGTCACTCAACCCAGATACAGTATTACCTACTTGGTTATATTTGGCTGAGCAAGAAGGTAAAGTAAGCTAGCGAATAAATACTAGCCAAAAATATTGATAAAAGCTTAAGAGCAAATTAAATGTTCTTAAGCTTTTTTATTTTTCTCTCCCACAACCCCTAAACATCACTTTTTAGCGTGTTATACTTCATCACCTCAATAATGTTGTTACGCAAAATTACGCTATGTTACCTCGGTTAGACCCTGTTGAATTAATTAAACCTATTTACCAAGATTTCATTAACGCTCTAAAGCAAACTGCTTTTACGGGTGAAATTAATAACCAATACAGCGCGCGACTCGCTGTCGCAACAGATAACAGTGTTTATCAACAGCTCCCACAATTAGTGCTTCACCCTCGCACCAAGAACGATGTTCAACTTATTACAGGGCTGGCAAACCAACAACGTTTCCAAAACATAAAATTCAGTGCAAGAGGCGGCGGTACTGGTACCAATGGTCAAAGTTTAACGCCAGGGATTGTTATTGACTTATCAAAATACATGAATCGTATTTTAGAAATTAATGTTCAAGAAAACTGGGTAAAAGTAGAAGCGGGTGTGGTTAAGGATCAACTCAATGATTACTTGCGTCCTTACGGTTTTTTCTTCTCACCTGATTTATCGACTAGTAATAGGGCAACCATCGGTGGCATGATCAACACGGACGCATCCGGTCAAGGCTCTTTGGTGTATGGTAAAACCTCCAACCATGTTTTAGGACTGAGTAGCGTACTGGCTAATGGCGAATTGATAGAAACATTTCCAATGCCTATTGAAGAAGCTGAGCGTGTTGGTCAAGAGCACACTAGTCTCGGGAAAATTGTCGGGCAGGTTTACAATACGTGTCGCGACAACCGTGAGCTTATTTTATCAACGTTTCCACGTCTCAATCGCTTTTTAACGGGTTATGACTTAGAAAACGTATTCGATGTTGACTTAACAACATTTGATCTCTCCCGCGTGATCACGGGCTCTGAAGGATCGCTTGCCATTGTTTGCGAAGCTAAACTTAACTTAACGCCCATTTCAAAAGCCAAAGCGATCGTCAATATTAAATACGACAGTTTTGACTCGGCACTTCGTCATTCACCAAGCCTAGTTAAGGCAAATGCAACGTCAGTAGAAACGATAGACAGCAAAGTACTGAATCTAGCGAAACAAGATATTGTCTGGCACTCGGTTAGTGATTTAATCACGGAAGTGCCTGGTAAAGTCATGGATGGTATAAACCTTGTCGAGTACAACGATGATAATATTGACGCATTAAAATCACGTATAGGGACACTAGAGCAAACATTGGCTCAAGACATCGATAGTGATAAGGGCGTTATCGGCTTTCAAGTAACTTACGATTTAGCCAGTATCAATCGCTTATACGCTATGCGTAAAAAAGCGGTTGGCTTGCTCGGTAATACAGCGGGAAGCCAAAAACCGTTAGCCTTTGCTGAAGATACGGCAGTGCCACCTGAAAATTTAGCTGATTTTATTGTTGAATTTAGAGCTCTGCTTGATAGCTATAACCTACATTACGGCATGTTTGGGCATGTTGATGCCGGTGTCTTACATGTAAGGCCTGCACTTGATATGTGCGATCCTGAACAAGAGAAATTGCTTCGTCAAATTTCCGATCAAGTAGTTTCATTAACTGCTAAATATGGTGGTTTAATGTGGGGTGAGCACGGGAAGGGTTATCGTAGTGAATACGGCCCTGAATTTTTTGGTGAGGTACTGTTCACTGAGCTGAGAAAAATAAAGTCGGCGTTCGATCCGCTCAATAAAATGAATCCCGGTAAAATTTGTACGCCAATTGACTCTCAAGAAGCGCTTGTTTCTGTTGATGGCGTAAAACGTGGATATTTTGATCGTCAAATCCCAACGGCAGTTAAAACCTCATTCGAGTCAGCGCTAGGCTGTAACGGCAATGGTCTGTGTTTTAACTACGACGTCACAAGCCCTATGTGCCCATCGAGTAAAGTTACACGCGATCGACGACACTCTCCTAAAGGTCGAGCAGGGTTAATGCGTGAATGGCTTAGACTAGTCGAGAGCCAAGGCGTTGATGTTCTGTCGCTTGAGCAGGAAATCAGCGGTTGGTCAGTCAAACGTTTGCTGAATAAAATTTCGAATGGTTTTAGCGCTGACACTAAGGAGGATTTCTCTCATGAAGTGATGTCTGCGATGAAAGGCTGCTTGGCGTGTAAAGCCTGTGTTAGTCAGTGTCCAGTCAAAGTTGATGTACCAGATTTTAGATCGCGTTTTATCAACCTTTATCATTCAAAGTACTTTAGACCAATAACTGACCATCTTGTCGCAAATGTTGAGCAATTGGCGCCCGTGATGGCAACGATGCCAAAAATTGTAAATAGTGTATTAAATACGCCATTATATAAGTCGTTTAGCCGTAAATTTATTGGCTATGTGGATACACCGTTATTATCTATACCAACACTTAATAAACGTGTAGCAGATAGATTCGAACGATTCGATATTGACGCGTTAACCAATTTTTCTGATGAAGAAAAAGCTAAAACGTTGCTTATTGTCCAAGATCCTTTTACCTCATTTTATGACGCAAATACCGTGGAATCCATGATGTTGCTGGCTCAAAAGCTTGGCTTTAATCCAATATTATTGCCGTTTAAGCCTAATGGTAAACCACAGCATGTTAAAGGTTTCCTAAAACGTTTTGCTAAAACTGCCAAGAATAGTGCAGATTTCTTAAACCAATTACATGAGCTCAGCTTACCTATGGTAGGCATGGACGCTTCATTAGTGCTTTGCTATCGAGATGAATATAAACAAATATTAGGAGATCAGCGCGGCGAGTTTAATGTCCAGCTAGCTCATGAATGGCTTGTTACTGCGATTGGTACAATAGATGTTGAATCATTCGCGCTACCAGTCGCTAAACAGCCAACACCGTTTAAATTGTTTGGTCATTGCACGGAAAAAACAGCACTGCCTAAAAGTGAAAGCCAATGGATTGATATTTTCAAAACGTTTGGCTTAGTGGTTGAAAAAGTGAGTGTGGGTTGTTGCGGTATGGCGGGTACTTATGGCCATGAAGCGGTTAATTTGGATAACTCAAGGTCATTGTTTGAAATGAGTTGGCAAGCACCTCTTGACGCATTATCAGATGAACAAGTGTTGGTGACTGGTTTTTCATGTCGAAGCCAAGCTAAACGGTTTGCTAGCATTAAGTCTCGTCACCCCGTACAGGCATTATTAGAAGCGATTAACGAGTTGCATATAAAGACATAGATTTACTCAATAAAAAAAGGCGCTTTAGCGCCTTTTTTTATTAACAACATTACAGCAATTACTTACCGCCTCGAGCGATTATTTCGCGAGCCATTTCATCAGCTACCATACCCGTTGGTTTGTTTTCAGCATCAGCTTTATTGAATACATCCAACAAAGTAGAATAAATTTCTTCAACTTTAGCGGTCGCTTGATCAATGCAGTAATCTTCTTCGAAAGACACATTGATGATGCCTCCGGCATTGATTACATAATCAGGTGCGTACAAAATACCACGTTCAACTAAAGCGTGGTCATGTCTTGGCTCTGCTAATTGATTATTGGCACAACCAGCAACGATCTTAGCCTTAATGCGATCAATGGTACTGTCGTTAATTGTTGCGCCAAGTGCACACGGCGCATATACATCAACATCTTGGTCGTAAATTTCATTCAAACCAACAACGTCAGCGCCAAACTCAGTGGCTACTTTATCAAGTGCTTCTTGATTTAAGTCGGTAACTACCAATTTTGCGCCCGCTTTGTGTAAATGTTCACACAAGTAATAACCAACACTACCTAACCCTTGAATAGCGATGCGCAGTCCAGTTAAATCGCCTGTGCCTAGTTTATGCTTAACAGCGGCTTTAATGCCTAAAAAGGTACCTAATGCTGTGAATGGTGCAGGGTTTCCACTTTTACCTTCAGTGCCTGTTACATAAGGTGTTACTGTATTAGCAATGGCAATATCTGCTGTAGTGATATTGACGTCTTCAGCGCTAACGTAGCGTCCACCTAAGCCATTTAACGCATTACCAAATGCTTTAAAAAGTGCTTCAGATTTGATTTCTTTAGCGTTACCAATAATAACTGATTTTCCACCACCCATGGTCAAGCCTGCCATGGCATTTTTATATGTCATGCCACGAGATAGACGTAAAACGTCAACTAACGCTTCTTCATCACTTGCGTAGTCCCACATTCTACAACCACCAACCGCAGCACCTAACTTTGTGCTGTGTACCGCAATAATTGCTTTTAAGCCTGTTTCTTCGTCGCTACAGAAAACGACTTGTTCATGATGATCAAAGTCTACTAAATCGAAAAAAGCCACTGTATGTCTCCAAGGTTAAAAGGTGTTCAAGTAGAGTATTTCTATACTCAAAAGGGTTATTTTATTTTAGTCTTCTGATTCACATTTACTTGAACATTGTTGTAATATTTCGGCGCGCACCATAGCATTTAGATTTTAGGCAATCTAGCTAATAGCTCAAATAAACTTGTGTTCAAGTGTTAACTATTAAGTACATATTAAGTATCTTAATGAAATGTTTTATACTCAATTACAGATAATAAGAGGCGATACTAAATGTCCGATAACGCGGCACTAACTGAAGAACAACAATCCGCATGGATTAAAGAACAATACCAGGCTGCTACTAAGTACCTTGCAACAAAAGGAATTATTACATCTACCGTAATCCTTGAACAAAGTCGTTATCTTGTACCTTCGATCGCTGTTTGGTTACTTAAAGATGCAACAGGGCAGTTGTATTGGGTACTAAGTGCTCAACTTTCTACTGATCACGTCCATGCTGAAACAGCAAATAATGCTAGGGAGGCAATGCGGCATTTTTCAATGAAGTGGCAGCTACAAGCAGAAAATATGCTTTCGAGTGAAGACTGTAAACAACATGAATTTGGCCAGCGCTTGGTTAGTCAGGCTGACAAGTTATACGATCTTTATAATGATGATGTACTGTGGCAATAATTATTGATTGAATAACAATCAATGGAATGTATAGAGAAGGTTTAAGGTTGGACGTTAAAATAGCCTAAAGGCAGTCGGTGATCAGGACGATATTCAGTGACTTAGGTAGCATTTGTTATAGTTGATGCAATCAATAGGGCAGGCCATACGCTGCTTTGGTAATCCCGCCTCCATAAAAACAGAGCCAACCGTATAAAACTTATTTTTCCTAAAATATTCAACAGCATCTAATGGGCTATGAATGAACACTTCATTTAAGGAGAGTTCTTTAGCTATTTGCATCAACCCTTGAATGACAATTTGATCTAATTTCAGCTTACGATGTTCCATCACGACAGCGATGCGACCTATTTCTCCAGTATTTAAAATGCGTCCCGTAGCGATAGGCTCTTGGGTTATGTCATCACAAACTAACATGTGATAAGCCGTACGATCTTTTCGATCAAATTCAATACTTTTGGGAATTCGGTATTCGCATATAAAGACGCGCTCTCGCACGTCTTTAAGTAAAGGCTCCGCTTGTTCCCAAGGTACTCGGCTTACACTATAAGGCACTTGTCTAATCTATATACCAATATCCCATATTTAAAACAGTAGTTAACATTTGTACGTTTTTCAAACAATCTGAGAAACTTTTTAGCTTTTCTGTGGTCATAGTTGCGTTTTGTGCTAGCAAAAGTCCAAGCGCTTTCGTATCACTATCTAGTACGATTTGATCGCCATTAATGTACAAGCAATTGTTTTGCTGGTTGATTAGAGATTTCAACCCCAATACTGGGCGAACCAAAATACCGTCTGTAT
This window of the Thalassotalea atypica genome carries:
- the ppsA gene encoding phosphoenolpyruvate synthase, with the protein product MQENVLWYEELGMNDVERVGGKNASLGEMISNLANVGVQVPGGFATTAYAFNEFLEQSGLNDKIYQLLDTLDVSDIHALGECGAKIRQWIIDTPFLPQMQDDIEQAYAKLAGEFTEDASFAVRSSATAEDMPDASFAGQQETFLNVKGLDAVMVAIKHVFASLFNDRAISYRVHQGYDHRGVALSAGIQRMVRSDISSSGVMFSIDTESGFEDVVFVTSSFGLGEMVVQGAVNPDEFYVHKPTLAKGNPAVVRRNIGSKAIKMIYADTQEHGKQVEIVDIEPAQSNQFSLTDDEVMELAKQAVIIEKHYQRPMDIEWAKDGLDGKLYIVQARPETVRSRENANVMEQFQLQESANVICEGRSIGHKIGSGEAKVLSSLDEMDKIQPGDVLVTDMTDPDWEPIMKRASAIVTNRGGRTCHAAIIAREMGIPAVVGCGDATSKIANGDEVTVSCAEGDTGFIYQGKLDFTVTTSEVDSMPELPLKIMMNVGNPDRAFAFARLPHAGIGLARLEFIINKMIGVHPKALLNFDEQSRDLKEEITDIIAGYESPVEFYVAKLTEGISTLAAAYSPEKVIVRMSDFKSNEYANLVGGEEFEPDEENPMIGYRGASRYISKDFRECFALECEAIKRVRNDMGFSNVEIMIPFVRTLDEAAAVIEILESYGLKRGENGLRIIMMCELPSNALLADQFLDYFDGFSIGSNDLTQLTLGLDRDSGLIAHLFDERNPAIKMLLEMAIKACKARGKYVGICGQGPSDHPDFAHWLVEQGIDSVSLNPDTVLPTWLYLAEQEGKVS
- the ydiJ gene encoding D-2-hydroxyglutarate dehydrogenase YdiJ encodes the protein MLPRLDPVELIKPIYQDFINALKQTAFTGEINNQYSARLAVATDNSVYQQLPQLVLHPRTKNDVQLITGLANQQRFQNIKFSARGGGTGTNGQSLTPGIVIDLSKYMNRILEINVQENWVKVEAGVVKDQLNDYLRPYGFFFSPDLSTSNRATIGGMINTDASGQGSLVYGKTSNHVLGLSSVLANGELIETFPMPIEEAERVGQEHTSLGKIVGQVYNTCRDNRELILSTFPRLNRFLTGYDLENVFDVDLTTFDLSRVITGSEGSLAIVCEAKLNLTPISKAKAIVNIKYDSFDSALRHSPSLVKANATSVETIDSKVLNLAKQDIVWHSVSDLITEVPGKVMDGINLVEYNDDNIDALKSRIGTLEQTLAQDIDSDKGVIGFQVTYDLASINRLYAMRKKAVGLLGNTAGSQKPLAFAEDTAVPPENLADFIVEFRALLDSYNLHYGMFGHVDAGVLHVRPALDMCDPEQEKLLRQISDQVVSLTAKYGGLMWGEHGKGYRSEYGPEFFGEVLFTELRKIKSAFDPLNKMNPGKICTPIDSQEALVSVDGVKRGYFDRQIPTAVKTSFESALGCNGNGLCFNYDVTSPMCPSSKVTRDRRHSPKGRAGLMREWLRLVESQGVDVLSLEQEISGWSVKRLLNKISNGFSADTKEDFSHEVMSAMKGCLACKACVSQCPVKVDVPDFRSRFINLYHSKYFRPITDHLVANVEQLAPVMATMPKIVNSVLNTPLYKSFSRKFIGYVDTPLLSIPTLNKRVADRFERFDIDALTNFSDEEKAKTLLIVQDPFTSFYDANTVESMMLLAQKLGFNPILLPFKPNGKPQHVKGFLKRFAKTAKNSADFLNQLHELSLPMVGMDASLVLCYRDEYKQILGDQRGEFNVQLAHEWLVTAIGTIDVESFALPVAKQPTPFKLFGHCTEKTALPKSESQWIDIFKTFGLVVEKVSVGCCGMAGTYGHEAVNLDNSRSLFEMSWQAPLDALSDEQVLVTGFSCRSQAKRFASIKSRHPVQALLEAINELHIKT
- a CDS encoding Leu/Phe/Val dehydrogenase; translated protein: MAFFDLVDFDHHEQVVFCSDEETGLKAIIAVHSTKLGAAVGGCRMWDYASDEEALVDVLRLSRGMTYKNAMAGLTMGGGKSVIIGNAKEIKSEALFKAFGNALNGLGGRYVSAEDVNITTADIAIANTVTPYVTGTEGKSGNPAPFTALGTFLGIKAAVKHKLGTGDLTGLRIAIQGLGSVGYYLCEHLHKAGAKLVVTDLNQEALDKVATEFGADVVGLNEIYDQDVDVYAPCALGATINDSTIDRIKAKIVAGCANNQLAEPRHDHALVERGILYAPDYVINAGGIINVSFEEDYCIDQATAKVEEIYSTLLDVFNKADAENKPTGMVADEMAREIIARGGK
- a CDS encoding DUF4826 family protein, translating into MSDNAALTEEQQSAWIKEQYQAATKYLATKGIITSTVILEQSRYLVPSIAVWLLKDATGQLYWVLSAQLSTDHVHAETANNAREAMRHFSMKWQLQAENMLSSEDCKQHEFGQRLVSQADKLYDLYNDDVLWQ
- a CDS encoding GNAT family N-acetyltransferase: MPYSVSRVPWEQAEPLLKDVRERVFICEYRIPKSIEFDRKDRTAYHMLVCDDITQEPIATGRILNTGEIGRIAVVMEHRKLKLDQIVIQGLMQIAKELSLNEVFIHSPLDAVEYFRKNKFYTVGSVFMEAGLPKQRMACPIDCINYNKCYLSH